Below is a genomic region from Fusarium oxysporum Fo47 chromosome VIII, complete sequence.
TTGAGAGGTCGAAGGAAGGCATTAGTGAGGCTTTGGAGGATAGGGGTATTCTTCCAAGAAACGACCAAAAAGCAGTGAAGGGTCACCAAAAGAAAGAAGTCATGAGGGTCGTCCAAAATGAAGAGTGTTGATGAAACAGGAATGCCTCTTCCTGGAGAGTTCGAGTGGAAGCCTGGTAGCGTTTGGTTGAAGCCATCACGACTTCCACGTCTGTTTCTTCCTATCTGCCCACCTACACCTTGCTCATTGGAAGGTGCAATGCACTCACCACGAGGTCAGCCTGGAGAGTCAAAGTCACTTGATCCATGCTGCCACCTGTTGGAGAAGGAGACGACCTTTCATCATGCTGTTATGACTTTCTCAATCGACATTGTTACTGATTTGTGTTGTTTGAGCATCAGATCTCTCTTTATCAGAAACAACACACCTAACCTAGAGCTGCaccttattattatatttcctGTTATGAGTCGCGTAAGTAGGCAGTGTAGAACAAATTTTATCGTAGAGCAATTAATCAGTTTTCTAGTGAatccatcttcttgaaaATGTATGAAGTTTTCGGCACTCTCCTTGATGCACCTTGGCTTGTCATACGTAGTCCAAATCCTGTAAACTCCGAAAATTTCCGGTGTAAGCGCAATTCCTACAACATCACAACAACACAACGCTAAAGCACGTGGTCGGTCTCCAGTACGATAGGCCGTTGCAAACCATGAGTAGGTAGACACCGACACCGTTGAACGAAAAATTAGGACACGTCCTCTTGTTGGAGGCTACGAATGgtcgatcttctcaacaaagtGGGTTGCAAAACGACGCCAAAGGCCGATCTGCGGCGAGGTAGAAATTGGCCTCAGCACTTCTTCCTGCTTCCTTTGCTCCATTGTAGCTCctgagagaagagaaaattGGTTGATGAGGTGATTGACATCCAAGCACGCAATTCGGGAGCCGAGCAAAGATTCATTGAGGCGTACTAGCCCCATTGTGCCCTGCGAGAACGGTGAATACCCCTGCCACAAGCTGCAGAGCTGCTGCAAACTGCCCCTCCATTAGCGCCCACCGACAGCCCGTGAGCCGTGGAAAGGGCCCTGAAAATCCACTCCGGCAACCGCCTCCTCCGATTAACCAACCACCTCATACCGTAGTAGGCTAGGTACGAATACGCGAGATTCGAGGTGGATGTTGTTAGAGGCTCCCGCCTGAGTTGTACAGTCCTGTAGCAGTGGCAGTGGCTAGAGTGGCCGTCAGTGGCAGGCAAGCTACTCCTACACTTATCGGTGAAGTGGGTAAACGAATGGTAAGATATCTCGAGTGCTCCGGCGCCAATCAGATCAGCGGCGTAGCTTTCCTCGACCACTTTTTTACCCCTCCCCCGCTTTCGGCCTGGCTTGGTTGGTCCCCTCTGATTTTTCGTCTGAGCAAGCTCAAAACATTCTTCTACTCTCGACTCCCaacttttcttctcttcctttttcctttcttcttcttcatctcactcTTGCCCTTTGCTCTATCTCGAAAAGGATCTTTCAATTGATCCAATTTGGCACAGACAAGGGCTCTTAACCACTTTGTACGTGAAGCTCTTCACACTTCTTCCGCCTTTCTCAACTCCCCGCCAGCTCCCCTCCatccagtccagtccagccCTGCTCGATTTCCTCCGCCCCTCTCCCCGCTGCTACCCCCGCCTGCACCGTGCTCTCAACCAAAGATTCAAAATAAAAGACTAACTTGACAACAATAGTTATAACCAAAGTAAGAATCAGAAGCAGTTGAATCAACCGCCAAGATGGTTCAGTCCGCTATCCTCGGTTTCCCCCGTATGGGTGTTAACCGTGACCTGAAGAAGGCCACCGAAGCTTGTCAGTCTCCCGCAAAATCTCTGACTCGTGTCATCATCGACTAACCAAACTTTAGACTGGGGTGGAAAGATCTCTCAGTCCGACCTCCTCGCTGAGGCTAAGCGCCTCCGTCTTGCTCACTGGAAGATCCAGCAGGATGCCGGTGTCGACATCATCCCCAGCAACGACTTCGCCCTCTACGACCAGGTCCTCCACCAGATCCAGGACTTCGGTGTATGTATCTCCCTCACCTTCGAGTCATAGAACAACATTTGCTGACCCACAACCTTTAGGCTGTTCCCGAGCGATACACcaaggatggccttgaccCCATTGACCAGTACTTCGCCATGGGCCGTGGTCACCAGAAGGAGGGTGTCGATGTTCCCTCTCTGGAGATGGTCAAGTGGTTCGACTCCAACTACCACTACGTCAAGCCTACCCTCCAGGACAACCAGACCTTCAAGCTCACTGATAGCCccaaggctgttgctgagttCAAGGAGGCTAAGGAGGCTGGCATCAACACCCGCCCCGTCCTCGTTGGTCCCGTTTCTTTCCTCCACCTCGGCAAGGCCGACCGTGGCCAGTCTGTCGAGCCCATCGaccttcttgagaagctccTCCCCGTCTATGAGCAGATCCTCACCCAGCTGAAGGAGGCTGGTGCCGAGACTGTCCAGATTGACGAGCCTGTCCTCGTCTTCGATCTTCCCCAGAAGACCAAGGCTGCCTTCAAGCCCGCCTATGAGAAGTTCGCCAGCCTTGGTGACAAGATCCCCAAGATTGTCTTCACCACCTACTTCGGTGACATCGTCCACAACCTTGACCTCCTCCCCAAGGACGTCTATGGTGTCCACATCGACCTTGTCCGCAACCCCGAACAGCTCGAGAAGGTTCTCGGTGCTATCGGCCCTAACACCATCCTCTCTGCTGGTGTCGTCGACGGCCGCAACATCTGGAAGACCAACCTGAAGCGTGCTATCGAGACCGTTGAGACCGCTATCCAGAAGCTCGGCAAGGATCGTGTCATTGCTGCCACCTCCAGCTCTCTCCTCCACACCCCTCACACTCTTGCcagcgagaagaagcttgaccCCGAGATTGCCGACTGGTTCTCTTTCGCTACCGAGAAGGCATCTGAGATTGCTCTCATTGCCAAGGCCGTCACTGAGGGCCCTGCCTCCGTCCGCGAGCAGCTTGAGGCTAACGCCAAGTCCATCAAGGCTCGTGCCGACTCTCCCCGAACCAACGACCCTCAGGTCAAGGAGCGCCAGTCCAAGGTCACCCAGAAGGACTACGAGCGCAAGAGCGAGTTCACCACCCGTATCagccagcagcagaagaagctgaacctTCCCCTCTTCCCCACTACCACTATCGGATCTTTCCCCCAGACCAAGGAGATCCGAGTTCAGCGAAACAAGTTCACCAAGGGTGAGATCACCGCTGAGGAGTACGACCGCTtcattgagaaggagattgaagagaacatcaagatccaggaggagcttgacctCGATGTCTTCGTTCACGGTGAGCCTGAGCGTAACGACATGGTTCAGTTCTTCGGTGAGCGATTCCAGGGTTATGCTTTCACCACACACGCCTGGGTTCAGTCCTATGGTTCTCGATGCGTCCGACCTCCCATCATCGTCGGTGACATCTCTCGACCTCAGCCCATGACCGTCAAGGAGTCCAAGTACGCCGTCTCGGTCTCCAAGAAGCCCATGAAGGGTATGCTTACTGGCCCCGTCACTTGCCTTCGATGGTCTTTCCCTCGTGACGACGTCCACCAGTCCGTCCAGGCTGAGCagcttgcccttgccctCCGTGACGAGGTCGTCGACCTTGAGAAGGCTGGTATCGACGTCATCCAGGTCGATGAGCCCGCTCTCCGTGAGGGTCTTCCCCTCCGCTCCGGTGAGGAGCGTGATGCCTACCTCAAGTGGGCCGTCCAGGCTTTCCGCCTCTCCACCGCCGGTGTTGAGGACGCCACTCAGATCCACTCTCACTTCTGTTACTCTGAGTTCCAGGACTTCTTCCACGCCATCGCTGCCCTCGATGCGGACGTTCTGTCCATTGAGAACAGCAAGTCTGATGCCAAGCTCCTCCGAGTCTTTGTCGACTCTGAGTACCCCCGCCACATCGGACCTGGTGTCTACGACATCCACTCTCCCCGTGTCCCCAGCGAGCAGGAGATCAAGGACCGCATCGAGGAGATGCTTCAGTTCCTTAAGCCCGAGCAGCTCTGGATCGACCCTGACTGTGGTCTCAAGACCCGTCAGTGGAAGGAGACCAAGGAGGCGCTTGCCAACATGGTTAACGCCGCCAAGTACTTCCGTGCCAAGTACGCCAAATAAATGCCAACCCATAATTGTATAAGAGGTTGATGACGGTGATGAAGGCGTATGAGGATTGTGTTAATAGCATTTTTGTGGAGGCTGTTCTTCAAAACAGCTACGATTTCAACATCGGCGTTTGGGACTGGCCTAAAAAAGGGACCAGATATGTTTGTGGTAAAATCCTAAAAGTTAACCTGTGGATTAGGATCTGGGTACGGCTGGTTTGGCGAGCATTCAACATTTGCATATACCCTCCCGATTGGGAGCAGATGAGGGTCTAAAATCAACAAATTGACCTATttttcatgatgatgatgaaactTTTGTTCCTTCTCTATAATTGCTGTGAATGGTTATGATATGATAATGTCTCGTTAGTGGTTCAATGAGTAGTTGTAGGTATTATGTGAGTCTTTCCATGCCATGGTGTTTTGGTCTGATGCAATTGAAATTTCTCACGTGCACACGCGTGGATGAGCTATCAAGCCCCACGTCACAACGCGCTTCTTTGTTATCCTTGTCTTTCAAGCGAAGATGTCAATTTATGCTtaacttcttcaacattgaGGATTCATACTTCACATGTGACCTCTGACGCGATGCGCCACTACTTATCAGGATGCCTCCGATTGTAATACTTGATTctgacgacgaagatgaggatggcaGCTTTTCTCCGCCCCCAAATATACAGGCACCATTCTCATTTGGACCAGCCGGAATTGAAGCTCAGACTGAAGCTGCAAATGATTCTTCTGGAGGTGTAAGCCGTGCGACGACATCAACAAACCCGTCATTCTTTCAAAATATTTACAATGAGCAGAATGATGCAGCCCGTGGATATGTTCCAGAACCGACAGCCAGATCACATGACCAGGATCAACATTCAATCTCAAGCTCTGAGATGACAACGCCAGCACCTTTCAAAAGAACGGTAACGGGACTTATTGAACCCTCTTCAATGCCATCTGCAAGAGACCAAACAACAAAAAGAGGACAGACCAATGGAAACGGCCCAGATGAATGGACTCAGGCCTCAACACCAGGCAGAAGAAAGGCACCCATAGCTGTTATGGACGATATGTGGGATGTACCAAGTTCACCTGATGAGCGTCCTGTTAGGCCCAAGAtaaaagtcaaagtcaagagTTCGAAGGCTCAGTCTGATTCCGCCTCTGACTCTCGTCACACGCAAGAGTCGGACAAGCGAGGAAAGACTCCAAGCTCAAAGTCTGGGCGATCAGATGGTTCGCCTTCAGGCAAGAAGCGTAGAAGAGTCAGCCATCCAGAACCTTCTTTCCAAGGTTCCAACGAAGTGGACTTGGTTGCTATACCTTTCAGTTATGAAAATGAGGGAGAATACCATGAATCCCAGCCAGCACCAACACCCAGCATGCTCCCGCCAACATTACCAGTCAATCAAGACGATTCTTTTTTCATCACCACAAACCCGCTTACTGATGCCCAGAAGCTGGAGTACGAGAGTGTGCAATTGCCTTCTAGTGACAGCCAGAATCACCAACTCCCTCTGGTCCGTCAGTTCGAAATCAATCTTGCGTCAAGCGGAGATGCAACAAACATCAATACACCCAGAAGCCATGCTCATTATCTCATGAGTAccgctcctcctccgccttcAAGTGTGATGGATCCAAATAGAGCAGCAATCGGACAAGCCACTGGAAACAGGTGGGATTCATCTCCTGACGTCATCTCCGCCATCGATTCGCCTCCCAAACAAAAAGCAACGAGACAACTAGAGCAAATAAGGAATGGTGACTCACCCAAGCCTGCAAATGATGAGACGACGGATGAACAGCAACCAGAACAACCGGAGCTTCCAGCCatgcaagaagaagcgtttGATAATTATGAGCCTGACAAGGtaacaaagacaaagaaatcTAGGGGTcggccaaagaagaaggccatcgAAGAGCCCATAACAATGACAGAGGCACCTTCACCTCGACCAGAGGTTGTCACGCCTGTCACgaaacccaagaagaagcgtgGGAGGCCAAGAAAGTCAGATCAGACAGACACAAGGGAGGAGAGTCCAAAGATTGATCCGTCAGCATCTACAAACGATGCGTCGCTATCTGAAGATGCTGTGCGGCCAGAGAAAAGGCCCAAGATAGACATCGATGAGTCCGAAAGCAAAGATGAGCTAGCAGATGAAAGCGAGATGGAGCCCTCGCCGAAGAGCAAGAGTCGAGAAAGTTCTATTTTGAAGGAATCCGATCCAAACATCCTTGCCAAGTCTGTGTCTCGTTTGGACGATGACGCGGCGTCGAAAGCTTCAGATGCTGCaacagaagagaaggaggagaagccagAGAAACGAGCAATCACAAGCAGAAGCTCAACACCCTCCAAGGGATTGTCAGCAATCATCAACAAACCCGTCTATCGAGTTGGGTTGAGCAAAAAGTCGAGGATTGCGCCTTTGCTGAAGTGTTTGCGTAAGGAGTAAGGACTGTTGGCTTTTTGGGACTCAGCGAGGATGGTGGCTTGGTGATTGCATTTTTGGCGTTGCGTGGCTTATTTCTGGTCTATGAACGACCTTGGCTTGCATTCGATATCCGTTGCTCAGGGAGGTGAACTTGTAGGCGGTGGGTCAAGATGCCCGCCTTGATTAAGCATGGCGTTCTGGTAATCATATTATGGACATCAGGGTAATAGTAGCTAGGACCATGATGATAGACTACTTGCTTCTGCTTACAATAGAATATATATCGAAAGCACGTTTACTGTTACCTTGTAGCCAACATAAACCAACAATCTGTGCATTCATTTGCGTTGCTTCTGTCATCAGCGAGGATGCTCTGTCTTCAATCCCTGAGTTCAAACAGAGCCCTTCTGTCATCTGCCTCCCATGCCGTTAGCCGGATGAATTGGTATCAAACATCAGCTCTTTATCTCTATTCAGTGAGCTAATTGTTGATCCAGCATAACATTTTTTGTTTGACTGCTATTGCTTGGTGTATGCCTGATCAAACCACAATTAGAGCAAACGGCTGACAGCATCACGACCAGAAAAAGCAATAAGAAGCGATAACAAACAAACACGAAGATCAAACCAAGAATACTCATCAAACAGAGAGACAAAGAGGTTTCCTGGAAAAGTATAAATACCCCCCAGACTCTCCCACCTTTGGATATCCTTCCTTCTCATTAACGACAACTCCACATACACACTCTACTCTGATCTACTCACAACTACTCTACACTCTACAACACATACACAAAACTTAATAAAACGCTCTACTCAATACActattcatcatgtctgacGTCGAGAAAACCATTATCCCCATGATCAAGGAGACTACGAAGCTTTCATATGTGCTCTGTATAAGGTCCATAGTGACTGGCCAGCAGGCTGAATGTCAGATGCTCAGCAGAACGTGGCAGTAGTGAGATGAAATGAGTAAATTTCTTATTCATGAGGACAACCAGTTTTGGTGTTCCCGTTATCTTCTGTCCTTTTCAGACTTCAGTCTTCTGTTTCGAGGTATTCATATCATCCACCCCTGAACAACTACCCAGATGTGATAGCTGAAGATAAATCACTAATTCCCAATAACGCCCATTCGTAATGCATGCATGCTTCTGCATTTGGTTCCCGGTTACCAACCATCCAAAATCGACATATACCTTTCCCAATAATCACTTGGCCACCTGATATTCCTGCTTATTCCACCAACACGCAATTGGGCAGATTCTGTTCAAGTTAATTCTCATCGTCCATTTGATGAATGTGCTTCTTGACAAACTCAAATGACGAGAAAAATATGGCGTTCACAACGCATGACCGGCTCATAGAAACTCCTAGGCCACGGTACATGTGACGCTTAAAGAATTCGATCTTTGGCGCAGGCTCGACCTTTTCCCCCTTGGAATAGAGTAACGAGTTTCGCTGGTAGATGCTCTTGGCTGAATCGATTGGGTCTGTCAATTGTGAGTAAAAGGAATTCACAATATGGTGCAGCTCAACTTACAGATCATCGCCCACGATACTAAACCACACAtaccaccagcagcaacaacagccaCTTTGTTACTGTTGGGATGATCGCCAGCCAATGTGTTTCCAATTTGTTTCCCGCTTTCATACACCATAAAATAGATAGCAGTGCCTAATGTGTCACGAACTGCAAATTGTTAGCCAGTGCAGAAACCGCGTCATTCGAGTGGCCACTCacgaagatgaagcttcAGGCCAGTATACAGACCAAAAACACCCCGGTGTTTTATGATGTTCGCCATTGTCCGCAACGTGCCCTTGTTTTGGTAGCTAGCTGCCACAGCGTGACTACCTTTATTGGTCGAACCGCGTTCAGCAAGCAGTACAGAGACCTGCGCACTGAGCTTAGTGAGCTCGAAAGGGCAGGCGAGAAAGGTTATACAAGAGCCAGCGGTCGCACCAGCAGCGCCAAAGCATGCGACCGAGTAGAGATTCGGATATGTGCCAGGACGATTAACATGGCCAATGATATCAAAGCCGAAGTTGCGCTTGACCCAAGCTGAATAAGAGTATTTGGCACGTTGGTAGATCGAAAAGGAGACGGTGCGGACAAGCGTTATACTTGCCATCGGTGCTGTGACGCCTTCAATGTCGGGTTAGTCAATTGCGAACGACTACACCCTGTCAATTGGCTGCAACATACCTCGAAAGAAGCCgccaagcttctcagcatGATATGTCTTGCGAACACAGTCGAGGAATCCATTGTAGTGGTAGGTTTGCATGCGCGTCTTGACGCTGTCGAGTGGGAAAGCGGCGAGGGTAGAGAATACGCTGGAAGAGCTGGCTGCGATTTCGGTTCGGTATCGTTTAACAAAACGGTTGGAAGGGCTATTTTTCGGTACTGCAGAGACGGCGGCACCCGTTGCAGTCAAAGCCGTGGTCTCGCCATCGCGTCGCCCTCCAGCGCCTAGAGGCATGCTGATGGCAGAAGTTGTTGCTGGAGATAGTGACGACAATTGCGATTGATGGCCTGTGACATCTTGGTGGGCCAATTTAGCTCCAGTGGTCATTGCTTCCTCCCGCTCTCCGGGATAGAGAGCGAATGGACCTCAAACCGGAGCACCGACGAGAGGATACGGGCGTGCGCAGCCCAAGAGGTAGAATATAGATGTAGTCGAGGTATAGCTTTATTTAGAGGCGCGGTCGAAACACGGCCTATCGAGAGCAGCCGTAGGGTCCATTCAGACGTGAGGCACCGGAGAGTCGAGTACAGGTACAGAGACGTTTGAATGGAAAAAGATGATCGGGTGGGTTTAGAGGACCCAGATCGGGGGTCGGGAGCGGAGCGGCGTCGGGATATCGGTGGTGTGCGGCTCTTCACTTATGTCTCTGCACGGGCTCGGGCGTCCGGGTGCCCTCGGCAGAGGACGGCGACGACAACGGAAGcgacgatgctgatggtTGCAGTTCCTTTACACAGAAGATCAATTAATGGGAAAAGATaagaagaggagagttgGAGGATTAAGGTCTGAGGCCAAAGGTGGAGATTGATCTAGTATGGGCAGCAGGTACTGACCTTACCTTATGGTACGAGTTAATTGGTAGGAAAGGTAAGGTAGATCTTGACGGGAAGGAAGTGGTAATGGAGGACGGCAGGCGCAGGCGCAGGCGGGGGAGAGGACGGGTCATGCCTGCCTCCCGGACTTGCTACTTTTCTTCGGTGTCAAACTtccaaaccaaaccaaaccaaaccaaacaGCCCCTCGGACGGGAAGGAACAGCCCACCCAGGTTTCAAGGTCGCGGGGTTTGACCGAGCAAACGCCAAAGACACAATCCAACCTCTTTCTTGGTTCCTGGCTCCCTCCCGATGAGACCTCTTCGAAGATCGTTTAGAGCTTCCGTGCCCTGTAATTGATCCCTCTCGTTCCCTGCGAGCTGCTGTGTCTCAGTGGGTGTATCATCTGCTGGCTGGGGGCGTTCATCACATGTTTTTGGGGAAATACTTGA
It encodes:
- a CDS encoding mitochondrial carrier domain-containing protein, producing MTTGAKLAHQDVTGHQSQLSSLSPATTSAISMPLGAGGRRDGETTALTATGAAVSAVPKNSPSNRFVKRYRTEIAASSSSVFSTLAAFPLDSVKTRMQTYHYNGFLDCVRKTYHAEKLGGFFRGVTAPMASITLVRTVSFSIYQRAKYSYSAWVKRNFGFDIIGHVNRPGTYPNLYSVACFGAAGATAGSCITFLACPFELTKLSAQVSVLLAERGSTNKGSHAVAASYQNKGTLRTMANIIKHRGVFGLYTGLKLHLLRDTLGTAIYFMVYESGKQIGNTLAGDHPNSNKVAVVAAGGMCGLVSWAMIYPIDSAKSIYQRNSLLYSKGEKVEPAPKIEFFKRHMYRGLGVSMSRSCVVNAIFFSSFEFVKKHIHQMDDEN
- a CDS encoding cobalamin-independent synthase; the protein is MVQSAILGFPRMGVNRDLKKATEAYWGGKISQSDLLAEAKRLRLAHWKIQQDAGVDIIPSNDFALYDQVLHQIQDFGAVPERYTKDGLDPIDQYFAMGRGHQKEGVDVPSLEMVKWFDSNYHYVKPTLQDNQTFKLTDSPKAVAEFKEAKEAGINTRPVLVGPVSFLHLGKADRGQSVEPIDLLEKLLPVYEQILTQLKEAGAETVQIDEPVLVFDLPQKTKAAFKPAYEKFASLGDKIPKIVFTTYFGDIVHNLDLLPKDVYGVHIDLVRNPEQLEKVLGAIGPNTILSAGVVDGRNIWKTNLKRAIETVETAIQKLGKDRVIAATSSSLLHTPHTLASEKKLDPEIADWFSFATEKASEIALIAKAVTEGPASVREQLEANAKSIKARADSPRTNDPQVKERQSKVTQKDYERKSEFTTRISQQQKKLNLPLFPTTTIGSFPQTKEIRVQRNKFTKGEITAEEYDRFIEKEIEENIKIQEELDLDVFVHGEPERNDMVQFFGERFQGYAFTTHAWVQSYGSRCVRPPIIVGDISRPQPMTVKESKYAVSVSKKPMKGMLTGPVTCLRWSFPRDDVHQSVQAEQLALALRDEVVDLEKAGIDVIQVDEPALREGLPLRSGEERDAYLKWAVQAFRLSTAGVEDATQIHSHFCYSEFQDFFHAIAALDADVLSIENSKSDAKLLRVFVDSEYPRHIGPGVYDIHSPRVPSEQEIKDRIEEMLQFLKPEQLWIDPDCGLKTRQWKETKEALANMVNAAKYFRAKYAK